A single genomic interval of Osmia lignaria lignaria isolate PbOS001 chromosome 9, iyOsmLign1, whole genome shotgun sequence harbors:
- the LOC143305712 gene encoding BTB/POZ domain-containing protein KCTD20-like isoform X10, producing the protein MQLSVKRRGQVNFQSCGLEICTSTNWFLKKLGWYLSISNFWSKMSNPADRLNYVQDSSSDTETDKETGGRGQHRIYKNRMSCGGSSKPKSCLVQRDGSSERHCHSFNSGRQNTNVNQQNRLCSGVGVGKNQQSQNRDNLPSSGSVTGINNPQASDERITLIVDNTRFIVDPALFTAHPNTMLGRMFSSGVEYAQPNERGEYEVADGISAMVFRAILDYYKGGVIRCPPTVAVQELREACDYLLVPFDASTVKCQNLRGLLHELSNEGARCQFEVFLEDLILPLMVNSARRGDRECHIVVLLEDDIVDWDEEYPPQMGEEYSQTVNSTAMYRFFKYIENRDVAKQVMKERGLKKIRLGIEGYPTYKEKVKKRAGGRAEVIYNYVQRPFIHMSWEKEEAKSRHVDFQCVKSKSVTNLAEATADPVLDAGGNPIAIGLLQAADPVPQPEIVLPVGSDADVEGAIGLPTDQDLGSIPPDELP; encoded by the exons ATGCAACTTTCCGTCAAAAGAAGAGGTCAGGTTAACTTTCAATCGTGTGGTTTGGAAATTTGTACGTCAACCAACTGGTTTCTGAAAAAACTTGGCTGGTACTTGTCAATATCTAATTT TTGGTCCAAGATGTCGAATCCTGCTGATCGTTTAAATTATGTACAAGACAGCAGCAGCGATACAGAAACAGACAAAGAAACAGGTGGCAGAGGACAACAtcgtatttataaaaatagaatGAG TTGTGGTGGATCTTCCAAACCAAAATCTTGTCTGGTGCAAAGGGATGGAAGCAGTGAAAGGCACTGTCATTCTTTCAATTCTGGCAGACAAAATACCAATGTTAATCAACAAAACAG ACTTTGCTCTGGAGTTGGTGTGGGAAAAAATCAACAAAGTCAAAATAGAGATAATTTACCATCTTCTGGATCTGTTACTGGTATAAACAACCCACAAGCTAGCGATGAACGCATTACTCTTATTGTTGATAATACTAG atttattgttgaTCCCGCATTGTTTACTGCACATCCAAATACAATGTTAGGTAGAATGTTCAGTTCTGGTGTTGAATATGCTCAACCAAACGAACGCGGCGAATATGAAGTTGCAGATGGTATATCTGCCATGGTCTTTCGAGCTATTCTTGATTATTACAAAGGTGGAGTAATTCGATGCCCGCCAACAGTTGCAGTTCAGGAATTAAGAGAAGCTTGCGATTATCTTCTTGTTCCATTTGATGCCAGTACAGTGAAGTGTCAAAATTTAA GAGGATTATTACATGAGTTATCTAACGAAGGAGCGCGCTGTCAATTTGAAGTGTTTCTCGAGGATTTGATATTGCCCTTGATGGTAAACAGTGCACGCAGAGGTGACCGTGAATGTCACATTGTTGTCTTACTGGAAGATGATATCGTCGATTGGGATGAAGAATATCCACCACAAATGGGAGAGGAGTATTCACAAA cTGTTAACAGCACTGCGATGTACcgattcttcaaatatattgaaaatagaGACGTGGCCAAACAAGTAATGAAGGAACGAGGTTTGAAAAAAATTCGTTTAGGCATCGAAGGTTATCCTACGTACAAAGAAAAAGTCAAAAAAAGAGCAGGCGGACGTGCTGAAGTAATTTACAATTACGTCCAAAGACCTTTTATTCACATGTCCTGGGAGAAAGAGGAAGCAAAAAGTCGACACGTTGATTTTCAATGCGTCAAATCGAAATCTGTAACGAATCTTGCAGAAGCTACTGCCGATCCAGTATTAGATGCTGGTGGTAATCCTATAGCAATCGGTCTTTTACAAGCAGCAGACCCCGTGCCTCAGCCAGAAATCGTACTACCCGTTGGTTCCGACGCCGACGTTGAAGGTGCCATAGGTTTACCAACCGATCAAGACCTTGGATCTATACCACCTGACGAGTTACCATGA
- the LOC143305712 gene encoding BTB/POZ domain-containing protein KCTD20-like isoform X3 translates to MERSANACRNELSSMTNDRGVSHYLFHQFGMQLSVKRRGQVNFQSCGLEICTSTNWFLKKLGWYATRYEIGEIEDEDLRSFLKMYWSKMSNPADRLNYVQDSSSDTETDKETGGRGQHRIYKNRMSCGGSSKPKSCLVQRDGSSERHCHSFNSGRQNTNVNQQNRLCSGVGVGKNQQSQNRDNLPSSGSVTGINNPQASDERITLIVDNTRFIVDPALFTAHPNTMLGRMFSSGVEYAQPNERGEYEVADGISAMVFRAILDYYKGGVIRCPPTVAVQELREACDYLLVPFDASTVKCQNLRGLLHELSNEGARCQFEVFLEDLILPLMVNSARRGDRECHIVVLLEDDIVDWDEEYPPQMGEEYSQTVNSTAMYRFFKYIENRDVAKQVMKERGLKKIRLGIEGYPTYKEKVKKRAGGRAEVIYNYVQRPFIHMSWEKEEAKSRHVDFQCVKSKSVTNLAEATADPVLDAGGNPIAIGLLQAADPVPQPEIVLPVGSDADVEGAIGLPTDQDLGSIPPDELP, encoded by the exons ATGGAAAGATCAGCCAACGCCTGTCGGAATGAATTGTCATCTATGACCAATGACCGTGGTGTTTCGCATTATCTGTTTCATCAGTTTGGAATGCAACTTTCCGTCAAAAGAAGAGGTCAGGTTAACTTTCAATCGTGTGGTTTGGAAATTTGTACGTCAACCAACTGGTTTCTGAAAAAACTTGGCTG GTATGCCACTAGGTATGAAATTGGAGAAATAGAAGATGAAGATCTAAGAAGTTTCTTAAAGATGTa TTGGTCCAAGATGTCGAATCCTGCTGATCGTTTAAATTATGTACAAGACAGCAGCAGCGATACAGAAACAGACAAAGAAACAGGTGGCAGAGGACAACAtcgtatttataaaaatagaatGAG TTGTGGTGGATCTTCCAAACCAAAATCTTGTCTGGTGCAAAGGGATGGAAGCAGTGAAAGGCACTGTCATTCTTTCAATTCTGGCAGACAAAATACCAATGTTAATCAACAAAACAG ACTTTGCTCTGGAGTTGGTGTGGGAAAAAATCAACAAAGTCAAAATAGAGATAATTTACCATCTTCTGGATCTGTTACTGGTATAAACAACCCACAAGCTAGCGATGAACGCATTACTCTTATTGTTGATAATACTAG atttattgttgaTCCCGCATTGTTTACTGCACATCCAAATACAATGTTAGGTAGAATGTTCAGTTCTGGTGTTGAATATGCTCAACCAAACGAACGCGGCGAATATGAAGTTGCAGATGGTATATCTGCCATGGTCTTTCGAGCTATTCTTGATTATTACAAAGGTGGAGTAATTCGATGCCCGCCAACAGTTGCAGTTCAGGAATTAAGAGAAGCTTGCGATTATCTTCTTGTTCCATTTGATGCCAGTACAGTGAAGTGTCAAAATTTAA GAGGATTATTACATGAGTTATCTAACGAAGGAGCGCGCTGTCAATTTGAAGTGTTTCTCGAGGATTTGATATTGCCCTTGATGGTAAACAGTGCACGCAGAGGTGACCGTGAATGTCACATTGTTGTCTTACTGGAAGATGATATCGTCGATTGGGATGAAGAATATCCACCACAAATGGGAGAGGAGTATTCACAAA cTGTTAACAGCACTGCGATGTACcgattcttcaaatatattgaaaatagaGACGTGGCCAAACAAGTAATGAAGGAACGAGGTTTGAAAAAAATTCGTTTAGGCATCGAAGGTTATCCTACGTACAAAGAAAAAGTCAAAAAAAGAGCAGGCGGACGTGCTGAAGTAATTTACAATTACGTCCAAAGACCTTTTATTCACATGTCCTGGGAGAAAGAGGAAGCAAAAAGTCGACACGTTGATTTTCAATGCGTCAAATCGAAATCTGTAACGAATCTTGCAGAAGCTACTGCCGATCCAGTATTAGATGCTGGTGGTAATCCTATAGCAATCGGTCTTTTACAAGCAGCAGACCCCGTGCCTCAGCCAGAAATCGTACTACCCGTTGGTTCCGACGCCGACGTTGAAGGTGCCATAGGTTTACCAACCGATCAAGACCTTGGATCTATACCACCTGACGAGTTACCATGA
- the LOC143305712 gene encoding BTB/POZ domain-containing protein KCTD20-like isoform X6 yields MQLSVKRRGQVNFQSCGLEICTSTNWFLKKLGWYLSISNLYATRYEIGEIEDEDLRSFLKMYWSKMSNPADRLNYVQDSSSDTETDKETGGRGQHRIYKNRMSCGGSSKPKSCLVQRDGSSERHCHSFNSGRQNTNVNQQNRLCSGVGVGKNQQSQNRDNLPSSGSVTGINNPQASDERITLIVDNTRFIVDPALFTAHPNTMLGRMFSSGVEYAQPNERGEYEVADGISAMVFRAILDYYKGGVIRCPPTVAVQELREACDYLLVPFDASTVKCQNLRGLLHELSNEGARCQFEVFLEDLILPLMVNSARRGDRECHIVVLLEDDIVDWDEEYPPQMGEEYSQTVNSTAMYRFFKYIENRDVAKQVMKERGLKKIRLGIEGYPTYKEKVKKRAGGRAEVIYNYVQRPFIHMSWEKEEAKSRHVDFQCVKSKSVTNLAEATADPVLDAGGNPIAIGLLQAADPVPQPEIVLPVGSDADVEGAIGLPTDQDLGSIPPDELP; encoded by the exons ATGCAACTTTCCGTCAAAAGAAGAGGTCAGGTTAACTTTCAATCGTGTGGTTTGGAAATTTGTACGTCAACCAACTGGTTTCTGAAAAAACTTGGCTGGTACTTGTCAATATCTAATTT GTATGCCACTAGGTATGAAATTGGAGAAATAGAAGATGAAGATCTAAGAAGTTTCTTAAAGATGTa TTGGTCCAAGATGTCGAATCCTGCTGATCGTTTAAATTATGTACAAGACAGCAGCAGCGATACAGAAACAGACAAAGAAACAGGTGGCAGAGGACAACAtcgtatttataaaaatagaatGAG TTGTGGTGGATCTTCCAAACCAAAATCTTGTCTGGTGCAAAGGGATGGAAGCAGTGAAAGGCACTGTCATTCTTTCAATTCTGGCAGACAAAATACCAATGTTAATCAACAAAACAG ACTTTGCTCTGGAGTTGGTGTGGGAAAAAATCAACAAAGTCAAAATAGAGATAATTTACCATCTTCTGGATCTGTTACTGGTATAAACAACCCACAAGCTAGCGATGAACGCATTACTCTTATTGTTGATAATACTAG atttattgttgaTCCCGCATTGTTTACTGCACATCCAAATACAATGTTAGGTAGAATGTTCAGTTCTGGTGTTGAATATGCTCAACCAAACGAACGCGGCGAATATGAAGTTGCAGATGGTATATCTGCCATGGTCTTTCGAGCTATTCTTGATTATTACAAAGGTGGAGTAATTCGATGCCCGCCAACAGTTGCAGTTCAGGAATTAAGAGAAGCTTGCGATTATCTTCTTGTTCCATTTGATGCCAGTACAGTGAAGTGTCAAAATTTAA GAGGATTATTACATGAGTTATCTAACGAAGGAGCGCGCTGTCAATTTGAAGTGTTTCTCGAGGATTTGATATTGCCCTTGATGGTAAACAGTGCACGCAGAGGTGACCGTGAATGTCACATTGTTGTCTTACTGGAAGATGATATCGTCGATTGGGATGAAGAATATCCACCACAAATGGGAGAGGAGTATTCACAAA cTGTTAACAGCACTGCGATGTACcgattcttcaaatatattgaaaatagaGACGTGGCCAAACAAGTAATGAAGGAACGAGGTTTGAAAAAAATTCGTTTAGGCATCGAAGGTTATCCTACGTACAAAGAAAAAGTCAAAAAAAGAGCAGGCGGACGTGCTGAAGTAATTTACAATTACGTCCAAAGACCTTTTATTCACATGTCCTGGGAGAAAGAGGAAGCAAAAAGTCGACACGTTGATTTTCAATGCGTCAAATCGAAATCTGTAACGAATCTTGCAGAAGCTACTGCCGATCCAGTATTAGATGCTGGTGGTAATCCTATAGCAATCGGTCTTTTACAAGCAGCAGACCCCGTGCCTCAGCCAGAAATCGTACTACCCGTTGGTTCCGACGCCGACGTTGAAGGTGCCATAGGTTTACCAACCGATCAAGACCTTGGATCTATACCACCTGACGAGTTACCATGA
- the LOC143305712 gene encoding BTB/POZ domain-containing protein KCTD20-like isoform X4 has protein sequence MERSANACRNELSSMTNDRGVSHYLFHQFGMQLSVKRRGQVNFQSCGLEICTSTNWFLKKLGWYLSISNFWSKMSNPADRLNYVQDSSSDTETDKETGGRGQHRIYKNRMSCGGSSKPKSCLVQRDGSSERHCHSFNSGRQNTNVNQQNRLCSGVGVGKNQQSQNRDNLPSSGSVTGINNPQASDERITLIVDNTRFIVDPALFTAHPNTMLGRMFSSGVEYAQPNERGEYEVADGISAMVFRAILDYYKGGVIRCPPTVAVQELREACDYLLVPFDASTVKCQNLRGLLHELSNEGARCQFEVFLEDLILPLMVNSARRGDRECHIVVLLEDDIVDWDEEYPPQMGEEYSQTVNSTAMYRFFKYIENRDVAKQVMKERGLKKIRLGIEGYPTYKEKVKKRAGGRAEVIYNYVQRPFIHMSWEKEEAKSRHVDFQCVKSKSVTNLAEATADPVLDAGGNPIAIGLLQAADPVPQPEIVLPVGSDADVEGAIGLPTDQDLGSIPPDELP, from the exons ATGGAAAGATCAGCCAACGCCTGTCGGAATGAATTGTCATCTATGACCAATGACCGTGGTGTTTCGCATTATCTGTTTCATCAGTTTGGAATGCAACTTTCCGTCAAAAGAAGAGGTCAGGTTAACTTTCAATCGTGTGGTTTGGAAATTTGTACGTCAACCAACTGGTTTCTGAAAAAACTTGGCTGGTACTTGTCAATATCTAATTT TTGGTCCAAGATGTCGAATCCTGCTGATCGTTTAAATTATGTACAAGACAGCAGCAGCGATACAGAAACAGACAAAGAAACAGGTGGCAGAGGACAACAtcgtatttataaaaatagaatGAG TTGTGGTGGATCTTCCAAACCAAAATCTTGTCTGGTGCAAAGGGATGGAAGCAGTGAAAGGCACTGTCATTCTTTCAATTCTGGCAGACAAAATACCAATGTTAATCAACAAAACAG ACTTTGCTCTGGAGTTGGTGTGGGAAAAAATCAACAAAGTCAAAATAGAGATAATTTACCATCTTCTGGATCTGTTACTGGTATAAACAACCCACAAGCTAGCGATGAACGCATTACTCTTATTGTTGATAATACTAG atttattgttgaTCCCGCATTGTTTACTGCACATCCAAATACAATGTTAGGTAGAATGTTCAGTTCTGGTGTTGAATATGCTCAACCAAACGAACGCGGCGAATATGAAGTTGCAGATGGTATATCTGCCATGGTCTTTCGAGCTATTCTTGATTATTACAAAGGTGGAGTAATTCGATGCCCGCCAACAGTTGCAGTTCAGGAATTAAGAGAAGCTTGCGATTATCTTCTTGTTCCATTTGATGCCAGTACAGTGAAGTGTCAAAATTTAA GAGGATTATTACATGAGTTATCTAACGAAGGAGCGCGCTGTCAATTTGAAGTGTTTCTCGAGGATTTGATATTGCCCTTGATGGTAAACAGTGCACGCAGAGGTGACCGTGAATGTCACATTGTTGTCTTACTGGAAGATGATATCGTCGATTGGGATGAAGAATATCCACCACAAATGGGAGAGGAGTATTCACAAA cTGTTAACAGCACTGCGATGTACcgattcttcaaatatattgaaaatagaGACGTGGCCAAACAAGTAATGAAGGAACGAGGTTTGAAAAAAATTCGTTTAGGCATCGAAGGTTATCCTACGTACAAAGAAAAAGTCAAAAAAAGAGCAGGCGGACGTGCTGAAGTAATTTACAATTACGTCCAAAGACCTTTTATTCACATGTCCTGGGAGAAAGAGGAAGCAAAAAGTCGACACGTTGATTTTCAATGCGTCAAATCGAAATCTGTAACGAATCTTGCAGAAGCTACTGCCGATCCAGTATTAGATGCTGGTGGTAATCCTATAGCAATCGGTCTTTTACAAGCAGCAGACCCCGTGCCTCAGCCAGAAATCGTACTACCCGTTGGTTCCGACGCCGACGTTGAAGGTGCCATAGGTTTACCAACCGATCAAGACCTTGGATCTATACCACCTGACGAGTTACCATGA